The Anaerolineae bacterium genome contains a region encoding:
- the mutL gene encoding DNA mismatch repair endonuclease MutL, translating into MPKIRILPENLSNKIAAGEVVERPCSVVKELVENALDAQAGRIIIEVENGGKSLIRVSDNGMGMNGDDALLALERYATSKIYKDSDLFSIKTLGFRGEALPSIASVSGFSLVTKDEASKTAAEIIVEGGRIKKVSQTGAPQGTMVTVSRLFYNIPARRKFLKSASTEMGHIADTISSIALGNPNAGFRLEHNRKIVKNWLPASDPFDRVMDVTGNSLKSDFCKLEFNEKFVSIAGWILSPKIFRSTSRGIYIYVNNRFVRDRVIQHALLEGYRQRLMKGRFPAAVLFVNVPFEQVDVNVHPAKQEVRFARQKDVHEAVKDAVSKALCQFETHKWVEKDKWKPAETRNNFSVSEPAAAYTRSERRSFISGQGHAPETEPFPEIQDPLWDKKTCFADLQVIGRFYNTYIVCESEHELVLIDQHAAHERVVYEQMKTRYKGSKGPDQSLLIPETVDLGYREAEILEKMIPEFFRFGFEIERFGGDTFAIKSAPAILSGREIRPLIIEMVEKIAKTGFGPDLEKGIDNCLITMACHGAIRANQALTDAEIKRLLDQLDQCENPSNCPHGRPTWIKWSKGEVERMFGR; encoded by the coding sequence ATGCCAAAGATAAGAATACTTCCCGAGAACCTTTCCAATAAGATAGCTGCGGGCGAGGTTGTGGAGCGGCCATGTTCGGTTGTCAAGGAGCTTGTTGAGAACGCTCTTGATGCACAGGCCGGCCGCATCATAATCGAAGTCGAAAACGGTGGGAAATCCCTGATACGCGTGTCGGATAACGGCATGGGAATGAACGGAGATGACGCCCTTCTTGCCCTGGAGCGGTATGCAACCAGCAAGATATATAAGGACAGCGATCTGTTTTCCATTAAGACTCTTGGTTTCAGGGGGGAGGCTCTTCCAAGCATTGCTTCTGTTTCCGGATTTTCTCTTGTTACAAAGGATGAGGCATCTAAAACCGCTGCTGAAATAATCGTTGAAGGCGGCAGAATTAAAAAGGTCTCTCAAACAGGGGCTCCCCAAGGCACAATGGTAACCGTCAGCCGGCTTTTTTATAACATTCCGGCCAGGCGCAAGTTCTTAAAAAGCGCCTCCACGGAGATGGGCCATATTGCCGATACTATTTCAAGTATTGCGCTGGGAAACCCGAACGCCGGATTCAGGCTTGAGCATAACCGGAAAATTGTAAAGAACTGGCTTCCGGCATCTGATCCGTTTGACAGGGTAATGGATGTTACGGGAAACAGCCTGAAAAGCGATTTTTGCAAGCTTGAATTTAATGAAAAATTTGTTTCAATTGCAGGCTGGATATTATCTCCGAAAATTTTTCGCAGCACCTCCCGCGGCATCTATATATATGTGAATAACAGGTTTGTGCGTGACAGGGTCATTCAGCATGCCCTGCTTGAAGGATACAGGCAAAGATTGATGAAAGGGCGGTTTCCCGCGGCTGTTCTTTTTGTTAATGTTCCTTTTGAGCAGGTGGATGTAAATGTTCACCCCGCAAAACAGGAGGTAAGGTTTGCCAGGCAGAAGGATGTCCATGAAGCTGTAAAAGATGCTGTGTCAAAGGCGCTTTGTCAATTTGAAACACATAAATGGGTTGAAAAGGATAAATGGAAACCAGCTGAAACGCGTAATAATTTTTCTGTTTCAGAGCCTGCCGCTGCTTATACAAGGTCTGAACGCAGATCATTTATTTCCGGCCAGGGCCATGCGCCAGAGACCGAGCCGTTTCCTGAAATCCAGGACCCGCTCTGGGATAAAAAGACCTGTTTCGCGGATTTACAGGTAATAGGCCGGTTTTATAATACATATATTGTCTGCGAGTCGGAACATGAGCTTGTGCTTATTGATCAGCATGCAGCACATGAACGGGTTGTTTATGAGCAAATGAAAACCCGGTATAAAGGCTCAAAAGGGCCTGACCAGAGCCTGCTTATTCCTGAAACAGTTGATCTCGGCTACAGGGAGGCAGAGATACTTGAAAAGATGATTCCGGAGTTTTTCAGGTTTGGGTTTGAAATAGAGCGGTTCGGAGGCGACACCTTCGCGATAAAGTCTGCGCCGGCCATCCTTTCAGGCAGGGAGATAAGGCCGCTTATTATCGAGATGGTGGAGAAAATCGCAAAAACAGGTTTTGGGCCGGACCTGGAAAAGGGGATTGACAACTGTCTGATTACAATGGCCTGTCACGGGGCGATCAGGGCGAACCAGGCCCTTACAGACGCGGAGATAAAGAGGCTTCTCGACCAGCTCGACCAATGCGAGAACCCATCCAACTGCCCGCACGGCCGGCCCACGTGGATAAAGTGGAGCAAGGGAGAGGTCGAGAGGATGTTTGGAAGGTAG
- the dapA gene encoding 4-hydroxy-tetrahydrodipicolinate synthase, whose amino-acid sequence MFKGCFTALVTPFNDKTVDYEGMRQLVDFQIKNGITGILAVGTTGESPTLTWDEHNKVIEDVAKKTRGKCICIAGTGSNNTAETLESSRHAVDAGVEALLLVDPYYNGPSSLEIRREYVAPVARAFPDVQIIPYVIPGRTGAQLLPEDIAILNRDFDNVNMVKEATGNIQNMKHTRACCGADFTVFSGDDGLTFEMMTDPEIMASGVISVASNVAPGPVTEMVRLLAQGNQAEAKKILSALEPLFGLVTIKTIETTPYGEVVCRARNPLGIKTLMAVLGMPSGGCRQPLGKMTKNGLGKVLEAARKVQSDNPEIFKPVSDFFAVDITDRLNSLSRIEELCYQEY is encoded by the coding sequence ATGTTTAAAGGATGTTTTACAGCGCTTGTTACACCATTTAATGATAAGACTGTTGATTATGAAGGCATGAGACAACTTGTGGATTTCCAGATAAAAAACGGAATAACCGGGATTCTGGCTGTCGGAACTACAGGTGAAAGCCCGACTTTGACATGGGATGAACATAACAAGGTTATTGAAGATGTGGCGAAAAAAACACGGGGAAAATGTATCTGCATAGCTGGAACCGGAAGCAATAATACAGCGGAGACACTTGAATCATCAAGGCATGCTGTTGATGCCGGGGTTGAAGCTTTATTGCTTGTAGATCCATATTATAATGGGCCAAGCTCTCTTGAAATACGGCGAGAATATGTCGCGCCTGTTGCCAGAGCCTTCCCTGACGTGCAGATTATCCCTTATGTAATTCCCGGCAGGACCGGCGCGCAGTTACTCCCGGAAGATATTGCAATTCTTAACAGGGATTTTGATAATGTCAACATGGTAAAAGAGGCTACCGGAAACATTCAAAACATGAAACACACAAGAGCCTGTTGCGGAGCGGATTTTACCGTATTTTCCGGTGATGACGGACTGACATTTGAAATGATGACAGACCCGGAAATAATGGCATCGGGCGTCATCTCTGTTGCTTCAAATGTTGCTCCAGGACCTGTTACTGAAATGGTCAGACTGCTTGCGCAGGGGAATCAGGCTGAAGCCAAAAAGATATTATCCGCCCTTGAACCTCTTTTCGGGCTTGTAACAATTAAAACCATAGAGACAACACCTTATGGAGAGGTTGTATGCAGGGCAAGGAATCCGCTGGGCATCAAGACCCTTATGGCGGTTCTTGGCATGCCTTCCGGAGGGTGCAGGCAGCCATTGGGTAAAATGACAAAAAATGGACTGGGAAAGGTATTGGAAGCGGCCCGGAAAGTGCAATCTGATAATCCGGAAATATTTAAACCTGTATCCGATTTTTTTGCTGTTGATATAACTGACCGTTTAAACAGCCTTTCAAGAATAGAAGAGCTTTGTTATCAGGAATATTAA
- a CDS encoding tetratricopeptide repeat protein, whose protein sequence is MPTAKNAEEYIAWQQAAIASNPECGTSHYNLAVALLGQGKYDEAEKELCAALDCSSNLAEAYVQLGGLCLRRGDLDGCLLYNKQAIKARAGFPEGHGNIGFVHLQMGNVDEAIKSLQKAILYNSKFLQAYATLANAYLMKGLVEESIATSLKALELEPSFAVSHNNLAIAYIENGRYDKAIEHCDRAIDLGYEVAPEILNELEKHR, encoded by the coding sequence ATGCCAACAGCAAAAAACGCGGAAGAATATATCGCCTGGCAACAGGCTGCTATAGCCTCAAACCCTGAGTGTGGAACATCACATTACAACCTTGCTGTCGCTTTGTTGGGTCAGGGAAAATATGATGAGGCTGAAAAGGAACTTTGTGCTGCTCTTGATTGCAGCTCAAATCTTGCTGAAGCCTATGTGCAGCTTGGAGGGCTTTGTCTGCGTCGAGGCGATCTTGATGGCTGCCTTTTATATAACAAGCAGGCGATCAAAGCAAGGGCCGGATTTCCTGAGGGTCATGGGAATATAGGTTTTGTGCATTTACAGATGGGAAATGTTGATGAAGCCATTAAATCGCTTCAAAAGGCCATTCTATATAATTCCAAATTCCTGCAGGCTTATGCTACTCTGGCAAATGCTTATTTAATGAAGGGCCTGGTTGAAGAAAGCATTGCAACCAGCCTGAAGGCCCTGGAGCTGGAACCCTCTTTTGCGGTTTCACACAACAATCTGGCAATAGCATATATCGAAAATGGCCGGTATGACAAGGCCATTGAGCACTGTGACAGGGCAATTGACCTTGGTTATGAAGTAGCCCCGGAAATTTTGAACGAGCTGGAAAAGCACCGTTAA
- the dsrA gene encoding dissimilatory-type sulfite reductase subunit alpha codes for MAKHKTPLIDQLESGPWPSFVSDIKWEAESRAKNEKGIDYQVPVDVCDDLLGVLELSYKHGRTHWKHGGIVGVFGYGGGVIGRYCDQPEMFPGVAHFHTVRVNQPSGKYYTTKFLNDLMNIWELRGSGMTNMHGATGDIVLIGTTTPQLEEIFFDLTHNMGTDLGGSGGNLRTPSCCLGTSRCEYACYDTQELCHHMTMEYQDELHRPAFPYKFKFKFDGCPNCCVASIARSDLAFIGTWRDDIRIDQKVVKAYVGGEVPPNAGAHAGRDWGAFDIQKEVVDLCPTGCMRYEGGKLAINNRECTRCMHCINVMPKALRVGLDKGISILCGAKAPILDGPQIATLLVPFMKVEEPYDEIKGLIEKVWDYWMEEGKNRERVGELIKRNGLQMMLDKCDLKALPQHVVEPRSNPYVFWKEEEVPGGFTRDINEFRKYHKR; via the coding sequence ATGGCAAAACATAAAACCCCTTTGATCGACCAGCTTGAATCCGGACCATGGCCAAGTTTTGTGTCCGATATTAAGTGGGAAGCTGAATCAAGGGCAAAGAATGAGAAAGGCATAGACTACCAGGTTCCGGTGGATGTTTGTGATGATCTTCTTGGCGTCCTTGAACTCTCCTACAAGCACGGCAGGACCCACTGGAAACACGGCGGAATCGTAGGTGTATTTGGCTATGGCGGTGGTGTTATAGGAAGATATTGCGACCAGCCGGAAATGTTCCCCGGTGTTGCACATTTTCACACAGTTCGTGTAAACCAGCCTTCAGGCAAATACTATACAACAAAATTCTTAAATGATCTCATGAATATTTGGGAACTGCGCGGCAGCGGTATGACCAACATGCACGGAGCAACCGGAGATATCGTTCTTATCGGAACTACAACGCCTCAATTGGAAGAGATCTTTTTTGATCTGACCCATAATATGGGCACGGATCTGGGCGGTTCAGGCGGAAATCTGCGGACCCCTTCCTGCTGTCTCGGCACGTCTCGCTGTGAATACGCGTGTTACGATACTCAAGAGCTTTGTCACCATATGACAATGGAATATCAGGATGAGCTCCATCGCCCTGCTTTTCCCTATAAATTTAAATTCAAGTTTGACGGATGCCCCAACTGCTGCGTGGCATCTATTGCAAGATCAGATCTGGCCTTTATCGGAACATGGCGTGATGATATCCGCATTGATCAGAAAGTGGTCAAAGCGTATGTGGGCGGAGAGGTTCCGCCTAACGCCGGCGCTCATGCGGGCCGTGACTGGGGCGCGTTTGATATCCAGAAAGAGGTTGTCGACCTTTGCCCAACAGGCTGCATGCGGTATGAAGGTGGAAAGCTTGCGATAAACAACCGTGAATGCACCAGATGTATGCACTGCATCAATGTTATGCCAAAAGCCTTGAGGGTAGGTTTAGACAAGGGCATTTCTATCCTTTGTGGCGCTAAAGCTCCAATTCTCGATGGCCCACAGATTGCCACTCTTCTTGTTCCTTTTATGAAGGTAGAAGAGCCTTACGATGAAATCAAGGGGTTGATTGAGAAGGTTTGGGATTACTGGATGGAAGAGGGAAAGAACCGAGAGCGTGTCGGTGAGCTGATCAAGCGTAATGGTTTGCAGATGATGCTTGACAAATGCGATTTAAAAGCACTTCCCCAGCATGTTGTGGAACCGCGGTCTAACCCGTACGTCTTCTGGAAAGAAGAAGAGGTTCCGGGCGGATTTACGCGTGACATCAATGAATTTAGAAAATATCATAAGAGATAG
- the dsrB gene encoding dissimilatory-type sulfite reductase subunit beta codes for MAFISSGYNPDKPMENRITDIGPKKYDNFYPPVIAKNKGKWQYHEILAPGVLVHVSETGDKVFTVRVGAARLMSISLLREACEIADKHCGGYLRFTTRNNIEFMVDSKDKVEPLKKDLASRKFAAGSNKFPIGGTGAGITNIVHTQGWVHCHTPATDASGTVKATMDEIFNDFQNMRLPAKLRVSMACCLNMCGAVHCSDIAILGYHRKPPMVDHEYLDKMCEVPLAIAACPTAAIKPTKINIGGKELKTVSVQAEKCMYCGNCYTMCPSMPLADTEGDGIVLMAGGKISNRISMPKFSKVVVAFIPNEQPRWPTMTKTIKKMVEAYSKDANKYERLGDWAARIGWERFFDKCELNFTHHLIDDFRDAAYYTWRHTTQFKF; via the coding sequence ATGGCATTTATATCTTCAGGCTATAATCCTGACAAACCGATGGAAAACAGAATAACCGATATCGGTCCAAAAAAATATGATAATTTTTACCCTCCGGTTATTGCAAAAAACAAGGGTAAGTGGCAATATCATGAGATTCTGGCACCGGGTGTTCTGGTCCATGTTTCGGAAACAGGCGACAAAGTTTTCACTGTAAGGGTTGGCGCGGCTCGTCTCATGAGCATAAGTCTTCTTCGCGAAGCATGTGAAATAGCAGATAAGCATTGTGGCGGATATTTAAGATTTACCACCAGAAACAATATCGAATTCATGGTGGACAGCAAAGACAAGGTAGAGCCTCTGAAGAAGGATCTTGCAAGCAGAAAGTTTGCTGCAGGGAGCAACAAGTTCCCGATCGGCGGCACAGGCGCTGGAATTACAAATATTGTGCATACCCAGGGCTGGGTCCACTGTCACACACCTGCCACTGATGCATCAGGTACTGTAAAGGCGACCATGGATGAGATTTTTAATGATTTCCAAAACATGAGGCTGCCTGCAAAGCTTCGCGTTTCCATGGCCTGTTGTCTGAACATGTGCGGCGCTGTTCACTGCTCTGATATTGCAATTCTTGGATATCACCGCAAACCGCCTATGGTCGATCATGAATATCTGGACAAGATGTGCGAAGTTCCTCTGGCCATTGCCGCGTGTCCAACAGCTGCTATTAAACCGACCAAAATCAATATAGGGGGCAAGGAACTGAAAACTGTTTCCGTGCAGGCAGAAAAATGCATGTACTGCGGAAACTGCTACACAATGTGTCCTTCCATGCCGCTTGCAGACACGGAAGGTGACGGAATCGTACTTATGGCCGGCGGCAAGATATCCAACAGGATCAGCATGCCTAAGTTTTCCAAGGTAGTTGTGGCCTTTATCCCGAACGAACAGCCGCGCTGGCCGACCATGACTAAGACAATAAAGAAAATGGTTGAGGCATACTCAAAGGATGCCAATAAATACGAACGTCTTGGTGACTGGGCAGCAAGAATTGGATGGGAAAGATTCTTTGATAAATGTGAACTTAATTTTACACATCATCTTATTGATGATTTCCGTGACGCTGCATATTACACATGGCGTCATACAACTCAATTCAAGTTCTAA
- a CDS encoding dissimilatory sulfite reductase D family protein yields MGLSIDEQTAKDTIIETLTKKKDKTKFYLKDFYKMFPDENMRDVKKIVNQMVREELLEYWSSGSTTLIGLKGLGKQHSTEEDE; encoded by the coding sequence ATGGGCTTATCAATAGATGAACAAACAGCAAAAGATACTATTATAGAAACACTTACGAAAAAAAAAGATAAAACAAAATTTTATCTGAAAGATTTCTATAAGATGTTCCCTGATGAAAATATGAGAGACGTAAAGAAGATTGTAAACCAGATGGTCAGGGAAGAGCTTCTTGAGTACTGGTCAAGCGGAAGCACTACGCTGATAGGGCTTAAAGGTCTCGGAAAGCAACATTCTACCGAAGAAGACGAATAA